Proteins encoded together in one Terriglobia bacterium window:
- a CDS encoding helix-turn-helix domain-containing protein, with protein sequence MTGQDLADRARVSPSYISLIENGVKVPTEEVAEAIAVALGDGIELYRAWVQSGRIGDLEGAWARLHRARQYASSPALRRRLSSGEDLDAVAHLSPGPAAESERPAYAMEMPFTQEARHIPPLLVGAEAVLSLSTNPVSEAGPALVEVPVLRECADPGDDQIPPNLVVAVLRLDPLIFGEPPVRPFAYRPRYEAIARVRDLFQPGDWVVLDSRPKELAAEHVHAVRFRERVILSRVLAKRDSLLLLPSEGRSDVEVVDLPPGEPWERLVAGSLAVTIRGGS encoded by the coding sequence ATGACCGGCCAAGACCTCGCCGACCGAGCCCGGGTGTCGCCGTCGTACATCTCGTTGATCGAGAATGGCGTCAAGGTACCGACCGAGGAGGTCGCGGAGGCGATCGCGGTCGCGCTCGGAGACGGCATCGAGCTCTACCGCGCCTGGGTTCAGTCCGGCCGGATCGGGGACCTCGAGGGCGCGTGGGCTCGCCTCCACAGGGCGAGACAGTACGCCAGCAGTCCGGCGCTGAGGCGTCGGCTCAGCAGCGGCGAGGATCTCGACGCCGTGGCGCACCTATCGCCGGGTCCGGCCGCCGAATCCGAGAGACCAGCGTACGCGATGGAGATGCCGTTCACGCAAGAGGCCAGGCACATCCCGCCTCTCTTGGTGGGGGCCGAGGCGGTGCTGAGTCTTTCGACGAATCCCGTTTCCGAGGCTGGGCCGGCCCTCGTAGAGGTGCCGGTCCTCCGCGAGTGCGCCGATCCAGGTGACGACCAGATCCCGCCCAATCTCGTCGTGGCGGTCCTCCGGCTGGACCCCCTCATCTTCGGTGAGCCTCCCGTTCGCCCCTTCGCCTATCGCCCGAGATACGAAGCGATAGCGCGGGTGCGCGACCTGTTCCAGCCGGGAGATTGGGTCGTTCTCGACTCGCGCCCAAAGGAGCTGGCGGCCGAGCATGTCCACGCCGTGCGGTTCCGGGAGCGAGTCATCCTGAGCCGCGTTCTTGCCAAGCGGGACTCGCTCCTCCTGCTCCCGTCCGAGGGCCGCAGCGACGTCGAGGTGGTGGACCTCCCGCCAGGAGAGCCGTGGGAGCGCCTCGTCGCGGGGTCCCTCGCGGTGACCATCCGTGGTGGAAGCTGA